Proteins encoded by one window of Mercenaria mercenaria strain notata chromosome 4, MADL_Memer_1, whole genome shotgun sequence:
- the LOC128546064 gene encoding uncharacterized protein LOC128546064: MLGEFFQTGVAFLLFTLEWFHIWGHTLILFRVRLLPRKDLVRIRYYFLFDMLTVFSSSILFTGKLRWLAVLQMIQHSYYFIFWDKSWLAKKIITWSSLDWFKSDLRTRWEIDNIVGTTFDIVVHLCMAYYLGQYLDVVHVMCSLALVQVGVLTLLFGPYYAWASPGKEPAWIEKRIHPEKLKMS, encoded by the exons ATGTTGGGTGAATTCTTCCAGACTGGCGTGGCATTTTTATTATTCACTCTAGAATGGTTCCATATATGGGGACATACTCTAATCTTATTCCGCGTGCGCTTGCTGCCGCGCAAGGATCTGGTTAGAATTAGGTACTACTTCTTATTTGACATGCTCACTGTGTTTAGTTCATCTATACTGTTTACTGGAAAGTTGAGATGGCTTGCCGTCCTTCAGATGATACAGCACAGCTACTACTTCATATTCTGGGATAAGTCGTGGCTGGCTAAAAAG ATTATAACATGGAGTTCTTTAGACTGGTTTAAAAGTGACCTCAGGACGCGTTGGGAGATTGACAATATAGTGGGAACAACCTTTGATATTGTGGTCCATCTGTGTATGGCATACTATCTCGGCCAGTACCTCGATGTCGTGCACGTCATGTGCTCCCTAGCGTTGGTTCAAGTGGGTGTTCTAACTTTGCTGTTCGGACCTTACTACGCTTGGGCAAGTCCCGGAAAAgaaccagcatggatcgagaagAGGATTCACCCAGAGAAACTAAAAATGAGTTAA